The following is a genomic window from Mya arenaria isolate MELC-2E11 chromosome 4, ASM2691426v1.
GTGTGACATGGAAACTGCTAACGGAGGATGGACAATTATACAGCGCAGGATTGATGGCTCAATCAACTTCACTAGGAAATGGGAGGATTATGCTTTTGGCTTTGGAAATGCCAATACAGAATTTTGGCTTGGAAACGAAAACTTATATAAGCTTTCTCATTTCAAAAACTACACCCTACGAATTGATCTCTGGGACTGGGATGGAAACCAAGCATATGCCGAATATGATACCTTCCGAGTCGAAAGTGAAGAAAAGCAGTACGCTTTGAGAATTGGAGAATACCAAGGTACAGCTGGGGATGCCTTGTTTCCTTACCACAACAACATGAAGTTCAGCACCATAGACGAGGACAACGATGAATGGACAATGAATTGTGCTCTGAAGGATCAAGCAGGCTGGTGGTACAAGGCCTGTGGATTCTCCACTTTAAATGGTTTGTACATTAAGAAACCCAACGAGAAAATAATGCCGGACGGAGTAATAAGAGGAATTATATGGTCCAAATGGAAAAATGACTTTTCATATTCGATGATGAGGGTAGAAATGAAGATAAAACCACTTATGATGGTCAAAGACGATAGGACTAGATCTAAAATGCCCAACAGTGCATTGGGTAAAGAAGCTACAACAGTTTCTACGGCAACTGATACTACATCAGCTAACACTCAACAACAAACAACTGAAACCACTACAACAGATGAAGGTTTGATTATGGAAATTCAGGACCAGACAACGACTGATGAACCTTATTACACGGGCGAATATGATGATTATGACACAGTGTGATGCAACAATACATAGGGTCATAGCTTGAATTCAGATAAGTAAGAAGACCCAAAGAGGTGTATGAGcatgaattgttttataaaggGTGAAGATATCTGAATGTTGTGTTGTGTTTGCAATTAACATTTGTTTGGCCTAATAAGGGTACCCAAAATGTATACTGACAGTTATGACTGAGTTGATACGCATCTTATCTTAGAATGAGAGTGGTTATAAtggtgaagtaaaagaaaaagttTTACACGGAAGTACAGTTTAATGCCATTGGCTTGAACTATCAGCTCAATTTTCTTATTAGCTTGATGTACAATGGTCTGATTCTTGTCttctatatatgtttatataatgcaccagtcaattgtaaccacggccccccaaggtccgaggaatagcggggactttgactttcggtccagccaaccctggctaGCGGGgtcgaacagatggtaaaatccccgccaaataccCACGCACCCCAGGAACCTTAGtaaaggcccattccccgctatatttaaagtgaagacaaaaccaccgcattcacctggcactgcggggccacctgaaaggttaaaacacggcccattgccccagctatccccggtatacccccagacctgggggggtcgtggttacaattgactggtgcataagataAGGTTTTTATGGCTTGATTTTGTTTGCTTCTATTTTTCCAATGTTCACTccttgttttgtttgctttgctCGATCCCACTCCAGACATATGAAATGAAAGGTTATTCTGCTGAACAGTTTGTGCTGTCGTTAGttgaaacatgaacaaaatgTCAAACTTATGTCATTATAAATCTTGATGAACTTAGGTTTTATCAATAAGTTAACACTGTTGGAACCAAAGtcttgttgttcttgtttttttatcattgaaatgtgCTTCACTTTATGTGATATGTTTCCCCATTGTTGTATTAAACATGACTGTTGTGTATCATTTCATACTATTAATATTAAAGTGTTTATAATGTGTTCAAAAGTACAGAATTTGTACGTAATTGATTTTTGTGACGTTTATCGATTGTAAAAAGGTATAACATGGAAATATGAGATTCTGTCTGGCTCGCCCTTTTCATGAAATTTTCTGGTCATTTTCCCAGTGATTTTGAGCCAAGGGGGTTGGACTGTAAGAGTGTACATATgaaaaaaaaggaattattttgCTGTAGCATTCTGTGAAGGGGACCTTTGTCAGCTgtgttgtattttaattttatttgtacagATATCATGCAACAAATAATTCATCTAAAATGTGCTGTTCTATCATGTTTGCAAATTTATCCAGTATTCATTATCCATTTATAATCTGATAATTGAATTAATATATGGTCtatattttaaatggttttgtCAAGATTATAAAGTTTGTCTTTATTGCTgcttaaatatgtaattaataataatgtcaaatacatatgtcaTGTGATTTTGTATATTGCTGTCAATATAAgtgataataataaacattttacttataaatatattctaGCTTTCCTTCTCATATACGATTCTTTTTTCAttacataatttcaaatatttttctcaTGGAACAGTTCGGCAAATTCTCCATACATGTAATTTTTACAAGCATCTCCAGAATGATTACAAGATACATTAAATTTTGGAAAGTGAAGAAAAGTCTTTACATATTTATGGTTAATCTAGTAATAGCAATCCTAGTAGAttaaccataaatatatataaagttttaaatattttgagttGAAAAAATGTGGGCCATTACTCAACAATATTCTCACCATCTAGAAATGATCCATGTCTCAGCCATGACAAAGGCCCATAAATGGATTTAATGTCTTTTCTTGTACTATCTAACAATTAAAGCTGTGTTATCGCTAAATGGTTCCAAGTATTGTCATTTTGGCCTCACATGTTTATAGATTCATCCAATATTGATTTAACACGCACATATGATGTACTGACACCTTTATTGTACAggttaattacttttttttattaacatgttCTTCGTCATTGACCCTTCATATTCGTGGTAAACATGTCAATGAACTTTGTACATGTCCGATTTACCATAAGAGAAAACCTCTTCATAAATCATCATGTTTGTTctgatttcttttttctttcactaTTGGAAAAATCAACTGTGGgttgtttttaagaaaacataaatcaCAACTGTTTACTCTACCAGAAAATGAGCTGATTTTGAATGattaaaaacaagataaaacagaaaagaaaacaacagaTTCCTGTTATTGTCATCTAGAAGCTAACAGCACACAGGGAAGCTggaatcaaaaacaaaatcacgACTGCAATTCATtggaaaaacaaatcaacaatgtAATTTACTTGAAGTCTATGTCACCATTAACATACTGCAGTGCCAGTTTAGAGAGAAAACACTTGACAAGgcaaacaaacaaatgtatcaAGAAATCAGTGGCAGACATCAGAAAGATCTCAATTCATTTTAAACTCTTTACAGGCCTTGGAATGTCAAATTGTGAATGTTCACACACTTGCAAAAAGGAACCCAAGATAATTTTGATAGGGAACAAAAACCTGTTTCATGTTATTAGACTGAAAGGTGACCTTGGCTACTCAGTTCTGACCTTGCAGAAATTTGCTTACCTTTACAAAACTTCATGTACTGACCtctaaaaattcattttttaatatcttcACTGACATTGTATAGTTTTCTCACCTTATTTTTTCACAGTTACATAGAAAATCTGTAAAgacatatataatttacaaacataagCATGTTGACCTTTAAACTGACCTGACCTTGACAGCAACTCGCAGGAATGCAGCCAGATACCATAATATTATTCTGGTTTACCTTTCATACTAAAACAGTATATTATTGTTCTATCTATCTATAAGTACAGACACACATGTTCATTGAGTGACCTTGAAATTTGTACTGACCTTCACATTGACAGTGCCTCTTAGGACTGTTACCATATCTGTGCCCTTCAAACAAGCTTCACATGGTTCACTGATGTGAATACGCCCTGGCTGAAAATGCAAAGAAAATCATTAGTATAtaattacacctcaacttccgttccttaaatgaactgcctttataattacacctcaacttccgttccttaaatgaactgcctttataattacacctcaacttccgttccttaaatgaactgcctttctgCCATTGCAGTTtaatcatccgatgaacgcaacatcttcggatatgttcggatcacTCCACATTAACCACCCCAACTGTgttcataccctgataatgacatcaatcccctAATTCAgtccttaaatatttacacctcaacttccgttccttaaatgaactgcctttcggcaattgcgttcatcaatcgatgaacgcaacatcttcggatatgttcggatcgtaattcattgcataacaatatacatgaaagctattgatcttgttattggttgtattgtgtctgcaggtcccgtaaaatatagatcaacatttttaaaagtgtaagtttattatattttaaatatattggtaccagaattgttttaattttacgttttaaagtgatttcaagtggttgatcttttcccgcgttattgtgacgtcatttgaaaaaaatgtttccggttatagtcgggtcgttctatttacagaatgggtaagaacggattactgaaaggttttcttaaatgaagtatttttttaacaattcttgaatgaaataatgaactattggtgtaaatataaggaatgaattgcggggttgatgtcattatcggggatatgaacgcaattgggttggtcaaagtacgtgTGGAGTCCTTcagactccacacacattgaccaacccaattgcgttcataccctgataatgacatcaacccagcaattcattccttaaatagaAGTTTGAGATTTgtcttaaacccattttaaataatgtatcaaaatatataaaaatccCCCTTGTTTGTATTTCCCTTTGTGTATTATACCCTCATCTTGAATTTGCCTTCTccaattctattttttttttcaatcaagcaccttaaatgtttcatttcctcACACAGGGAGCCCTTGAAAATGGGTTATTTGGCAAAGTGCATCAGCCAATAAATCCagcacatttttatttgatttgaaaatagaaCATAAGTCAAGCCATAGTTCTTTTATTTACAAGATCAAGCACATTGTAAAGTAACCTTAAATCTACCTAACTTCAATCTACCTAACTTCAATGTGCTATCATCTATTTACAACCAATGTCAAGAAATTTATGTTGTTGGTGTATTGAGGGTTCTTATTATAAATCATACCAAACCAAATCAATAACCCTAGGTTCAACCAGTGTTATAgacaataacttaataaattatttctttatctAAAGATTGCATGAAATCAAACAGTCACACACTCCAACATGCAATTTTAGGATCAGACTGCAATTAGATCTTATCAGTCATGCAAAATGACTGGCATTTCGATGGTGTAAATATCATGTTCTTTTATACCTTCAATCATAACATTACGATTTTCCTCATAATATTTGACATCACAGTTATAAATTCGCCATAAAGTTATGAAATAGCAATGAATTTTGGAATGCAATGAAATGCATTGTATGTCTTTAGTCAAAACTTCCTCCTAATATCATGGCATGTATGTCTGTGCAAAAGGTTTGTCATTGTAAACCAAGTGGATGGACTTGCTACTCAATACGCCAATGGTCATTGTAAACCAAGTGAATGGACTTGCTACTCAATATGCCAATGGTCATTGTAAAccagtgtaccaagtttcatgttaataGCCTTTAATACTGGTGTTTGAGCTATAGTCAACATTATTTCTTTTGCATGACCAAATAGAATTTCAATATCGTTTCCCtagttcaaattattttattcatccgTATTTCTGTTATCATAATCAACTTAACAACTGCCGTCTTACGAGGCTGTAGGTCTGCATCCTTGAAGCTGTATTGACCGTGTCTCCAAAAAGGCAGTACTGTGGCATTCGACGACCAACCACTCCACCAACTACACTTCCTGTGTGCATGCCTGAAAATAAAGCAGTCATCAaattgagttttattttatcagcCATTAAGTTTGAATTCTAACACAACTACTCGAATTAAAACAAGAGTTATTGCTCCCTAGTGCCGCCTTCTCATAAACATGTGTAAGATTGAATGAAGGTGTTTTGAGAAGAACTGCATTAATGATTAGTGGTTGCACAAAGTGTGAAGACAAAAATTCAAACTCTGAACTGCAGACAAAGATTTTATAGTACTGTTGACTGAGACCTTAGCTATTGacctaaaaataaataagggtCACCTATTAGTCAAGGGCAACCTATACTTCCAACCTTGcgttttttgaagaaaaaaacgaTTTGACTTTGCAGGAGGTATTGCTTCATCGCAGAAAAATTTCTGGGGATATATTTCGTGGTTCCAAAAGCAGTCGTACCCAGATCATCACATTCATCTGCTGCTACTGTGTATGACTTCTGCCAAAGACATGCACGCGGCATATCGCCATGATGCGGCTAACCCCGACAAGCAGGTATTTTAACAAGTGCCACGGATGTAAAAAGAATATAGTCAATTATACCATGCTCGCAGTAGACTTTTAGCCGATTGCGAGGGTAAACAATCTAATCCCCCACATTTGATTATTTAAGGACACTGGAAAATTGATTGTTTGTTAAAGCACTTTTGGGAGAAAGTTGATTGATACTGAAATATACCATTTggtttatttattctttttcacGTCATTGTTGCAAAAGCAGAGGtaattgtacatttttgtaagtgtcgaaaaaataaataaatcaatttagtttacatttaaaaaatcatcattGCGCAAAGTGTTTgattaaatgtgattttttatgtatgttacTATTTAAGTTTTCAGAAAATCACGATTGAAAGCAACTGGGTTCAAACACACTTTCAAAGTTCATAGCGCATGGTTGAAGACCTTTTATCctcattttcatgtttaaaaaaatctctaaTCATGACTtggctatttttaaccaccaataataaatattatataatcatacataacagtgtattcaatatattatttattcacatTCACAAAAGTTTAATGATGAgcttttgaaattaaaataagcaCGAATAAGGTGACAATAGCGTCTGAAAATAGTAACAAAgcataattttcaaaaatcaaaccACGTTTTGAGTACGAATCAAGTGATTTGTAGATTATGGGTCGAGtttgtacaatttcaataaaactgacaaaaaaataaaatatatttatagggCGGAAAGAGAAAATTT
Proteins encoded in this region:
- the LOC128231302 gene encoding fibrinogen-like protein 1, whose product is MKMTLIFALVLTLLTLEVGKVYSQQTGSICTTLQYRSLPPELQNEHQCMILERLQEDFADESKILKTQYENLYNLVNQFQTEMYRSIANLRPLNRDSVNAIPTLRDVPLVRDCDELYRDGITKSGVYPIRLPDRRVVNIWCDMETANGGWTIIQRRIDGSINFTRKWEDYAFGFGNANTEFWLGNENLYKLSHFKNYTLRIDLWDWDGNQAYAEYDTFRVESEEKQYALRIGEYQGTAGDALFPYHNNMKFSTIDEDNDEWTMNCALKDQAGWWYKACGFSTLNGLYIKKPNEKIMPDGVIRGIIWSKWKNDFSYSMMRVEMKIKPLMMVKDDRTRSKMPNSALGKEATTVSTATDTTSANTQQQTTETTTTDEGLIMEIQDQTTTDEPYYTGEYDDYDTV